A window of Tautonia plasticadhaerens contains these coding sequences:
- a CDS encoding amidase produces the protein MELFAPPEETIVGVSAESRSGRRSCRDVLEACLGRIDAREAEVRAWVVIDLEGARRQADRIDADRRAGRTLGPIAGIPVGIKDIIDVLGLPTAFGVPEAPGRAADDDAPIVAELRRRGAVILGKTVSTPYAWVDTPPTRNPWNLDRTPGGSSSGSAAAVACGMCLGALGSQTGGSITRPASYCGVSGFKPTFGSRSLSGVLPLAPSLDHPGPIARTVGDLALLADVRPGGTATPPTIGRLRGFFEDHATPAMRSAMDRVLATLAEAGAIVVEVPLPDDFEDFAGHHYHLMAAEAAAFHRIDRGRHPERFPPRITRLIDDGLGLKAVDYLAARRHRDRLREELLDRLPGVDAFATPAAPAAAPGPETTGDPRFNSPWSLAGFPTVALPIALDPDGLPLGLQLVGRPGPGGEAGLFGVGIWCESAVRRAAGAPELPPPGWP, from the coding sequence ATGGAGCTGTTCGCCCCCCCGGAGGAGACGATCGTCGGCGTCTCGGCCGAGTCGCGGTCGGGGCGCCGGTCCTGCCGGGACGTGCTGGAGGCGTGCCTGGGGCGGATCGACGCCCGGGAGGCCGAGGTCCGGGCCTGGGTGGTGATCGACCTCGAGGGCGCCCGGAGGCAGGCCGACCGGATCGACGCCGATCGGCGGGCGGGTCGGACGCTCGGCCCGATCGCCGGCATCCCGGTCGGCATCAAGGACATCATCGACGTGCTCGGGCTGCCGACCGCCTTCGGCGTGCCCGAGGCGCCGGGCCGGGCGGCCGACGACGACGCGCCGATCGTGGCCGAGCTGAGGCGCCGGGGGGCCGTGATCCTGGGGAAGACGGTGTCGACCCCGTATGCCTGGGTCGACACCCCGCCGACGAGGAACCCCTGGAATCTCGACCGCACGCCCGGCGGCTCGTCGAGCGGATCGGCGGCGGCGGTGGCCTGCGGGATGTGCCTGGGGGCGCTCGGCTCGCAGACGGGGGGGTCGATCACCCGGCCGGCGAGCTACTGCGGCGTCTCGGGGTTCAAGCCGACTTTCGGCAGCCGGAGCCTCTCGGGCGTCCTGCCGCTGGCGCCGAGCCTCGACCACCCGGGGCCGATCGCCCGGACGGTGGGGGACCTCGCCCTGCTCGCCGACGTCCGGCCGGGGGGCACGGCCACGCCGCCGACGATCGGCCGGCTCCGGGGATTCTTCGAGGATCATGCGACGCCGGCGATGCGGTCGGCGATGGACCGGGTCCTGGCGACGCTGGCCGAGGCCGGGGCGATCGTCGTCGAGGTGCCGCTGCCCGACGATTTCGAGGACTTCGCCGGTCATCATTACCACCTGATGGCGGCCGAGGCCGCCGCGTTCCACCGGATCGACCGAGGGCGGCACCCCGAGCGGTTCCCTCCCCGGATCACCCGGCTGATCGACGACGGGCTCGGCCTCAAGGCGGTCGATTACCTGGCGGCCCGGCGGCATCGGGATCGGCTTCGGGAGGAATTGCTCGACCGCTTGCCCGGGGTCGACGCCTTCGCCACCCCCGCCGCCCCCGCCGCCGCCCCCGGGCCGGAGACGACCGGGGATCCCCGGTTCAATTCCCCCTGGAGCCTCGCCGGATTTCCGACGGTGGCGCTGCCGATCGCCCTCGACCCCGACGGGCTGCCGCTGGGCCTCCAGCTCGTCGGCCGACCCGGCCCGGGCGGCGAGGCGGGCCTGTTCGGCGTCGGGATCTGGTGCGAGTCGGCCGTGCGGCGAGCGGCCGGTGCCCCGGAGTTGCCGCCCCCCGGGTGGCCCTGA
- a CDS encoding SMP-30/gluconolactonase/LRE family protein: MSTIASVAVLAASLVSAAGPQEAAETIPAVGPTGPMRQVATGLVFTEGPASDADGNLYFTDVRGNTVYKVDAEGNLSAFLEGSEGCNGLMVDPSGTIIACQGGAKRVIAIDPETKEITVLADAFEGQPFDRPNDLVLDRQGGVYFTDPGQGAVYYIDAERNVSRILVGLPRPNGVLLGPRGTNLYVLPSGSPEVLSYPLEGPGKPGEKVVLCELRQQEGTEPRGGDGLTVDERGVLYLTQPALSSIQVVAPNGNTLGFIKVPEAPSNCAFGGPDGKTLFITARTSVYAVPMEAKGLILATAEDEE, encoded by the coding sequence GTGAGCACGATTGCATCCGTCGCCGTGCTGGCCGCGTCGCTGGTCTCCGCGGCGGGGCCGCAGGAGGCCGCCGAGACGATCCCGGCCGTCGGCCCCACCGGGCCGATGCGGCAGGTCGCCACCGGCCTCGTCTTCACCGAGGGGCCCGCCTCGGACGCCGACGGGAACCTCTACTTCACCGACGTGAGGGGGAACACCGTCTACAAGGTCGACGCCGAGGGGAACCTCTCGGCCTTCCTGGAGGGCTCCGAGGGCTGCAACGGCCTGATGGTCGACCCCTCCGGCACGATCATCGCCTGCCAGGGGGGCGCCAAGCGCGTGATCGCGATCGACCCGGAGACGAAGGAGATCACCGTGCTGGCCGACGCATTCGAGGGCCAGCCCTTCGACCGGCCGAACGACCTGGTCCTCGACCGCCAGGGCGGCGTCTACTTCACCGACCCCGGGCAGGGGGCCGTCTACTACATCGACGCCGAGCGGAACGTCTCCCGGATCCTGGTCGGCCTGCCCCGGCCCAACGGCGTGCTGCTCGGCCCGAGGGGGACCAACCTCTACGTGCTGCCCTCCGGCTCGCCCGAGGTGCTCTCGTACCCGCTGGAAGGGCCGGGCAAGCCGGGGGAGAAGGTCGTGCTCTGCGAGCTGAGGCAGCAGGAGGGGACCGAACCGAGGGGGGGCGACGGGCTGACCGTCGACGAGCGGGGCGTGCTCTACCTGACGCAGCCGGCCCTCAGCTCGATCCAGGTGGTGGCGCCCAACGGCAACACGCTCGGCTTCATCAAGGTGCCGGAGGCCCCCTCCAACTGCGCCTTCGGCGGCCCCGACGGCAAGACGCTGTTCATCACCGCCCGCACGTCGGTCTACGCCGTGCCGATGGAGGCGAAGGGCCTCATCCTCGCCACCGCCGAGGACGAGGAGTGA
- a CDS encoding LOG family protein, which translates to MQSVCVFCGSSPGLDPAFAASAAEVGRLLAESGRALVYGGGHVGLMGVVADAALRAGGRVVGVIPRSLMDREVGHLGLTELRVVGSMHERKALMADLADGFLALPGGIGTLEEFFETWTWAQLGLHAKPFGLLDVHGFYGPLLAFLDRLVEQRFVRQEHRDMLLVGREPGPLLSRMQSHRPASPPKWIDRGQA; encoded by the coding sequence GTGCAGTCCGTGTGCGTCTTCTGCGGCTCCAGCCCCGGCCTCGACCCCGCCTTCGCCGCCTCGGCGGCCGAGGTCGGCCGCCTGCTCGCCGAGTCGGGCCGGGCCCTCGTCTACGGCGGCGGCCACGTCGGCCTGATGGGCGTCGTGGCCGACGCCGCCCTCCGGGCCGGGGGGCGGGTCGTGGGGGTGATCCCGAGGTCGTTGATGGACCGGGAGGTCGGCCACCTCGGCCTGACCGAGCTGCGCGTCGTCGGCTCGATGCACGAGCGCAAGGCCCTCATGGCCGACCTGGCCGACGGATTCCTCGCGCTGCCCGGCGGCATCGGCACGCTGGAGGAGTTCTTCGAGACCTGGACCTGGGCCCAGCTCGGCCTGCACGCCAAGCCCTTCGGCCTGCTCGACGTGCACGGCTTCTACGGGCCGCTGCTCGCCTTCCTCGACCGCCTCGTCGAGCAGCGGTTCGTCCGCCAGGAGCACCGCGACATGCTCCTCGTCGGCCGCGAGCCCGGGCCGCTCCTCTCCAGGATGCAATCCCACCGCCCCGCCTCGCCGCCGAAGTGGATCGACCGGGGGCAGGCGTAG
- a CDS encoding PIN domain-containing protein, which yields MTAADEPSRTLVDTNVVVYAYDPGDLEKHQTAMDLLRRLSDAGLLIFSAQIFNEFSNVLLNRRRERPATPAEVAATLRRLAAPGEVVPLTAGMTLLALDAIPRHGFSFWDALVWAAARENGATVLYTEDFQHGREVEGVRIVNPFVSRGTDIP from the coding sequence ATGACCGCCGCCGATGAGCCATCGAGGACCCTGGTCGACACGAACGTCGTCGTCTATGCGTACGATCCTGGCGACCTCGAAAAACACCAGACGGCAATGGATCTGTTGCGCCGCCTCTCCGACGCGGGCCTCCTGATCTTCAGCGCGCAGATCTTCAACGAGTTCAGCAACGTGCTGCTGAATCGGCGTCGGGAACGCCCCGCGACGCCCGCCGAGGTCGCGGCCACGCTCCGGCGGCTGGCTGCCCCGGGCGAGGTCGTCCCGCTCACCGCCGGGATGACGTTGCTCGCCCTCGATGCCATCCCCCGCCACGGCTTCTCCTTCTGGGACGCCCTGGTCTGGGCCGCCGCGAGGGAGAACGGCGCCACGGTCCTGTACACCGAGGACTTCCAGCACGGCCGGGAGGTCGAGGGCGTCCGCATCGTGAATCCGTTCGTTTCCCGGGGGACGGACATCCCCTGA
- the hemL gene encoding glutamate-1-semialdehyde 2,1-aminomutase, protein MDATTPARSKPEYRLDRSHAEFVRAGKVIPGGVNSPARAFGAVGGEPPFMERAEGAYLFDIDGNQYIDYIGSWGPMILGHCRPEVNAAVAEALAKSSSFGAPTVREAEIAEEVAGAVPSIEMVRFVSSGTEAAMSAVRVARGVTGRNKIIKMIGHYHGHVDALLVSAGSAVATLGHPNSPGVTPGAAADTVLCPFNDAEAVADAFRRFPGEVAAVLLEPVAGNMGCVPPKPGYLEALRELTRKEGALLFFDEVMTGFRLAFGGAQEHFGVTPDVTCLGKIIGGGLPAAAYGASTAVMTHVSPVGPIFQAGTLSGNPLAMAAGLTTLRLLKRESPYAHLDRITERLEDGLRRAGTDAKVPHCVQRVGSMITLFFAEGPVHDFDDARRSDTALFGRFFWELLARGVYFPCSQFEAAFLSAAHTKADIDHTIEAAREALKAAIA, encoded by the coding sequence ATGGACGCCACCACCCCCGCCCGATCGAAGCCCGAGTACCGCCTGGACCGCAGCCATGCGGAGTTCGTCCGCGCGGGCAAGGTCATCCCCGGCGGGGTGAACAGCCCGGCCCGGGCCTTCGGCGCGGTGGGTGGAGAGCCCCCGTTCATGGAACGGGCCGAGGGGGCCTACCTCTTCGACATCGACGGGAATCAATACATCGACTACATCGGCTCCTGGGGGCCGATGATCCTCGGCCACTGCCGCCCGGAGGTGAACGCGGCGGTGGCGGAGGCGCTGGCGAAGTCGTCCAGCTTCGGGGCGCCGACGGTGAGGGAGGCGGAGATCGCCGAGGAGGTGGCCGGGGCGGTGCCGTCGATCGAGATGGTCCGGTTCGTCTCGTCGGGGACCGAGGCGGCGATGTCGGCCGTCCGGGTGGCCCGGGGGGTGACGGGGCGGAATAAAATCATCAAGATGATCGGGCATTATCACGGCCACGTGGACGCGCTGCTCGTCTCGGCCGGGTCGGCGGTGGCGACCCTCGGCCACCCGAACAGCCCCGGCGTCACCCCCGGGGCCGCCGCCGACACGGTCCTCTGCCCGTTCAACGACGCCGAGGCCGTGGCCGACGCCTTCCGGCGCTTCCCCGGCGAGGTCGCCGCCGTGCTGCTGGAACCGGTCGCCGGCAACATGGGATGCGTGCCGCCGAAGCCCGGCTACCTGGAAGCCCTCCGGGAGCTGACCCGCAAGGAGGGGGCCCTGCTCTTCTTCGACGAGGTGATGACCGGCTTCCGGCTGGCCTTCGGCGGGGCGCAGGAGCACTTCGGCGTCACCCCGGACGTGACCTGCCTGGGCAAGATCATCGGCGGCGGCCTGCCGGCGGCGGCCTACGGGGCCTCGACGGCGGTGATGACCCACGTCTCCCCCGTCGGGCCGATTTTCCAGGCCGGGACCCTCTCCGGCAACCCGCTGGCGATGGCCGCCGGCCTGACCACGCTCCGCCTGCTCAAGCGAGAGAGCCCCTACGCCCACCTCGATCGGATCACCGAGCGGTTGGAGGACGGCCTCCGCCGCGCCGGCACCGACGCGAAGGTGCCGCACTGCGTCCAGCGGGTGGGGAGCATGATCACCCTCTTCTTCGCCGAGGGCCCGGTCCACGACTTCGACGACGCGAGGCGCTCCGACACGGCCCTCTTCGGCCGGTTCTTCTGGGAGTTGCTGGCCCGGGGCGTCTACTTCCCGTGCAGCCAGTTCGAGGCGGCGTTCCTCTCGGCGGCCCACACCAAGGCGGACATCGACCACACGATCGAGGCCGCCCGGGAGGCGTTGAAGGCCGCCATCGCGTGA
- a CDS encoding MFS transporter yields the protein MLLALALAAIISYLTRVCLAPAASTIQGEMGLDDLQMGNVLGGFFLGYLWAQVPGGWLGDRIGARRGLAVLSLLWSVATIGSALADSAQALWWTRVAAGVAQGGLFPISVKVITAWFPVERRGIAGAVPTACMSVGAALASGVTVILIPEIGWRWVFVAFSALGIAWAVAFLLWFRDRPEDHPGTNREELLLIRGDWKVEPGRELIGDDEPPPDPVGRKPGGPIPSTFEAMWSMLLSPNMWAFCGQGFFRAFGYAFFVTWFPAYLERARGLRLEDAGLLTMGPLIGVVVGSFLGGWLVDAILARTRSAWLSRSGLSAAALLVCSLANLAAAFVTDPIAAVALITGGTLFFGLTGPATWAAAMDISGGRGALVFAIMNMCGNIGAIACPVVVGLLFEAISSTGAPWELVLYLFAGVYLAGGLCWLGLDPNRSVVDRRKPAPSPAP from the coding sequence GTGCTCCTGGCCCTGGCCCTCGCGGCGATCATCTCGTACCTGACCCGGGTCTGCCTCGCGCCCGCCGCCTCGACGATCCAGGGGGAAATGGGGCTCGACGACCTGCAGATGGGCAACGTCCTCGGCGGGTTCTTCCTCGGGTACCTCTGGGCCCAGGTGCCCGGCGGGTGGCTGGGCGACCGGATCGGGGCGAGGCGGGGCCTGGCGGTCTTGAGCCTCCTGTGGTCGGTCGCCACCATCGGATCGGCGCTGGCCGATTCGGCGCAGGCGCTCTGGTGGACCCGGGTCGCGGCGGGGGTCGCCCAGGGTGGGCTGTTCCCGATCTCGGTGAAGGTGATCACCGCGTGGTTCCCGGTCGAGCGCCGGGGGATCGCCGGCGCGGTCCCCACCGCCTGCATGTCCGTCGGGGCGGCCCTGGCCAGCGGCGTCACGGTGATCCTCATCCCCGAGATCGGCTGGCGATGGGTCTTCGTCGCCTTCTCGGCCCTGGGGATCGCCTGGGCCGTCGCCTTCCTGCTCTGGTTCCGCGACCGCCCCGAGGACCATCCCGGCACCAACCGGGAGGAGCTGTTGCTGATCCGGGGGGACTGGAAGGTCGAGCCCGGCCGGGAGTTGATCGGCGACGACGAGCCGCCCCCCGACCCGGTCGGCCGGAAGCCCGGCGGCCCGATCCCCTCGACGTTCGAGGCCATGTGGAGCATGCTCCTGAGCCCCAACATGTGGGCCTTCTGCGGCCAGGGGTTCTTCCGGGCGTTCGGGTATGCCTTCTTCGTCACGTGGTTCCCCGCCTACCTGGAGCGGGCCCGGGGGCTCCGCCTGGAGGACGCGGGGTTGCTGACGATGGGGCCGCTGATCGGCGTGGTCGTGGGCAGCTTCCTCGGCGGCTGGCTCGTCGACGCGATCCTCGCCCGGACCCGGAGCGCCTGGCTGAGCCGATCCGGGCTCTCCGCCGCCGCCCTGCTCGTCTGCAGCCTGGCGAACCTGGCCGCCGCCTTCGTCACCGACCCGATCGCCGCCGTCGCCCTCATCACCGGCGGGACGCTGTTCTTCGGCCTCACCGGGCCCGCCACCTGGGCCGCCGCCATGGACATCTCCGGCGGCCGGGGCGCCCTGGTCTTCGCCATCATGAATATGTGCGGGAACATCGGCGCGATCGCCTGCCCGGTCGTCGTCGGCCTGCTCTTCGAGGCGATCTCCAGCACCGGGGCCCCCTGGGAACTCGTCCTCTATCTCTTCGCCGGGGTCTACCTCGCGGGCGGCCTCTGCTGGCTCGGGCTCGACCCGAACCGATCGGTCGTCGACCGCCGGAAGCCCGCCCCGTCCCCCGCCCCCTGA
- a CDS encoding Kelch repeat-containing protein → MLPIALALSALVPLPAAPGPEGGEPARGLAWTSPVGGESWCVGSAHVLSWEVSGLLPGSTVSLSYSPDDGATWAPIADVPADAGRFTWEVPDLRSDACRLRIAPADAERPPAVSPPLAIVPSREVRDYRWVNVSPRAAFAPRDGAGALVHRGRMWLLGGWNPGDKEHFPRICNNEVWSSADGAEWVLEKPNTFLDDAFDPRGDWEGRHTAGYVVHRGKLWIVGGDVNQGHYQSDVWSSADGRSWSLVNPDSPVPWGPRALHHTVAFEDRIWVLGGQTMPGFAPSEEVFHGDVWDSADGLHWERVEPEGPTWSPRGMIGGAAVLDDRIWILGGGTYDTPTTPTRQFFNDVWSSADGARWRRHVAHAPWAPRQYHEVAAFDGRLWVLEGYSGQNRNDAWYSDDGVNWYEVPDTPWAPRHAASAFVFDGALWMVAGNNMESDAWKLVRSGGPGTPDP, encoded by the coding sequence GTGCTCCCGATCGCCCTGGCCCTCTCGGCCCTCGTGCCACTCCCCGCCGCTCCCGGGCCCGAAGGAGGTGAGCCGGCCCGGGGACTCGCCTGGACCTCCCCGGTCGGCGGCGAGTCCTGGTGCGTCGGCAGCGCGCACGTCCTCTCCTGGGAGGTCTCGGGGCTCCTGCCCGGTTCGACCGTCTCGCTCTCGTACTCCCCGGACGATGGCGCGACCTGGGCCCCGATCGCCGACGTCCCCGCCGACGCCGGCCGGTTCACCTGGGAGGTCCCCGACCTCCGCTCGGACGCCTGCCGCCTCCGGATCGCCCCGGCCGACGCCGAACGACCCCCGGCCGTCTCGCCCCCCCTGGCGATCGTGCCCTCTCGCGAGGTCCGGGATTACCGGTGGGTGAACGTCTCTCCCCGGGCGGCCTTCGCCCCGAGGGACGGCGCCGGGGCCCTCGTCCATCGGGGTCGGATGTGGCTGCTCGGCGGCTGGAACCCCGGCGACAAGGAGCACTTCCCCCGGATCTGCAACAACGAGGTCTGGAGCAGCGCCGACGGCGCCGAGTGGGTCCTGGAGAAGCCCAACACCTTCCTCGACGACGCCTTCGACCCCCGAGGCGACTGGGAGGGCCGCCACACGGCCGGATACGTCGTGCACCGGGGCAAGCTGTGGATCGTCGGCGGCGACGTGAACCAGGGGCACTACCAGTCCGACGTCTGGAGCTCGGCCGACGGCCGTTCCTGGAGCCTGGTCAACCCCGACTCCCCGGTCCCCTGGGGGCCCCGGGCCCTGCACCACACGGTCGCCTTCGAGGACCGGATCTGGGTCCTCGGCGGCCAGACGATGCCCGGCTTCGCCCCGTCGGAGGAGGTCTTCCACGGGGACGTCTGGGACTCGGCCGACGGCCTGCACTGGGAGCGGGTCGAACCCGAGGGGCCGACCTGGTCCCCCCGGGGGATGATCGGCGGCGCCGCGGTCCTCGACGACCGGATCTGGATCCTCGGCGGGGGCACTTACGACACGCCGACCACCCCCACCCGCCAGTTCTTCAATGACGTCTGGAGCAGCGCCGACGGCGCCCGCTGGAGGCGACACGTCGCGCACGCCCCCTGGGCGCCCCGGCAGTACCACGAGGTCGCCGCCTTCGACGGCCGCCTCTGGGTCCTGGAAGGCTACTCCGGGCAGAACCGCAACGACGCCTGGTACTCCGACGACGGGGTCAACTGGTACGAGGTGCCCGATACCCCCTGGGCCCCCCGCCACGCCGCCAGCGCCTTCGTCTTCGACGGTGCGCTCTGGATGGTCGCCGGCAATAACATGGAGTCGGACGCCTGGAAGCTCGTCCGGTCCGGCGGGCCGGGGACCCCGGACCCCTGA
- a CDS encoding leucine-rich repeat domain-containing protein, with amino-acid sequence MLAGIALAPAIGAGCSGSGPGVEPVGLDRLRGRGAGATQPAEDEIRGLGGILDYDLGRPGRPVVGVKFGPLYGSGKTVTDASLARLPELTELRSILIQEAEVTDEGIRVVEALPGLEALTLARTAITDEGLRSLEGLTGLRALDLTETAITDEGLFHLQGLTNLEMLSLGKTRITGEGLAYLEGMVRLEALLLDETGVDDASLAHLVGLPELSSLNLSGTAIGDEGLEHVARMEAIRTMSLSNTRITDAGLERLAGLPLLEFLTLGGTRVTAGGFDEFHRRRPDIRLER; translated from the coding sequence TTGCTCGCGGGAATCGCGCTGGCCCCGGCGATCGGGGCCGGATGCTCGGGCTCGGGACCCGGGGTGGAGCCGGTGGGCCTGGACCGGCTCCGGGGCCGGGGGGCGGGGGCGACCCAGCCGGCCGAGGACGAGATCCGGGGCCTCGGGGGCATCCTGGACTACGACCTCGGGCGGCCCGGGCGGCCCGTCGTCGGCGTGAAGTTCGGCCCGCTCTACGGCTCCGGCAAGACGGTCACCGACGCGAGCCTCGCCCGGCTCCCCGAGCTGACCGAACTGCGGTCGATCCTGATCCAGGAGGCGGAGGTCACCGACGAGGGGATCCGGGTGGTCGAGGCGCTGCCGGGGCTGGAGGCCCTCACCCTGGCCCGGACGGCGATCACCGACGAGGGCCTCCGGTCGCTGGAGGGCCTGACCGGCCTCCGGGCCCTCGACCTGACCGAGACGGCGATCACCGACGAGGGGCTCTTCCACCTCCAGGGGCTGACGAACCTAGAGATGCTCAGCCTGGGCAAGACCCGGATCACCGGGGAGGGGCTGGCCTACCTCGAGGGGATGGTCCGGTTGGAGGCGCTCCTGCTGGACGAGACGGGGGTCGACGACGCGTCGCTGGCCCACCTCGTGGGGCTCCCCGAGCTGTCGAGCCTGAACCTGTCGGGCACGGCGATCGGCGACGAGGGCTTGGAGCACGTCGCCCGGATGGAGGCGATCCGCACGATGAGCCTGAGCAACACCCGGATCACCGACGCCGGGCTCGAACGGCTGGCCGGGCTCCCCCTGCTGGAATTCCTGACCCTGGGCGGGACCCGGGTGACGGCCGGGGGGTTCGACGAGTTCCACCGGCGGAGGCCGGACATCCGCCTCGAACGCTGA
- a CDS encoding DUF1559 domain-containing protein — translation MRATLGEVRRGPRTTSAFTLIELLVVIAIIGVLIALLLPAVQSAREAARRAQCTNNLKQLGIALHNYHDTNGSFPLGGVSTSRSDWARESCLTWRALLLPHMEQGPLYAAINLSVNPRGGTNAYDAGAGFTMWMTVPATFLCPSDGENGGGFRPLGSATNATGQFTQSSPPIDRATGQPAQVVSVSNYAGSFGDNYAGGPLNGGLPWETPPTVTPPPGTPRFGHHGYWGTNRGLPDGFTLGAGKLRGFFDYGTAQVANIASTRDGTSNTIIVGEVLPEQTANSAFYVTNGGSAGTTVPMNWDSNSYPADAADCNQRWENATAPLGCRFSAAAKGFKSQHPGGANFLFADGSVKFLKETVNNVVYNALGSRNGGEVVSADQY, via the coding sequence ATGCGTGCGACCTTAGGGGAAGTTCGTCGAGGTCCCCGAACGACTTCGGCGTTCACGCTGATCGAGTTGCTGGTGGTCATCGCCATCATCGGCGTGCTCATCGCCCTGCTGCTGCCGGCCGTGCAGAGCGCCCGGGAGGCCGCCCGGCGCGCCCAGTGCACCAACAACCTGAAGCAGCTCGGCATCGCCCTGCACAACTACCACGACACCAACGGCTCGTTCCCGCTCGGCGGCGTCTCGACCAGCCGCAGCGACTGGGCCCGGGAGAGCTGCCTCACCTGGCGGGCGCTCTTGCTGCCGCACATGGAGCAGGGGCCCCTGTACGCCGCAATTAACCTAAGCGTCAACCCCCGGGGCGGCACGAACGCCTATGACGCCGGCGCCGGCTTCACCATGTGGATGACCGTCCCGGCCACCTTCCTCTGCCCCTCCGACGGCGAGAACGGCGGCGGCTTCCGCCCGCTGGGCTCGGCCACCAACGCCACCGGCCAGTTCACCCAGAGCTCCCCGCCGATCGACCGGGCCACCGGCCAGCCGGCCCAGGTCGTCTCGGTGTCGAACTACGCCGGCAGCTTCGGCGACAACTACGCCGGCGGCCCGCTCAACGGCGGCCTGCCCTGGGAGACGCCCCCCACCGTCACCCCCCCGCCCGGCACCCCCCGCTTCGGCCACCACGGCTACTGGGGCACCAATCGCGGGCTCCCCGACGGCTTCACCCTCGGCGCGGGCAAGCTCCGCGGCTTCTTCGACTACGGCACCGCCCAGGTCGCCAACATCGCCAGCACCCGGGACGGCACCAGCAACACGATCATCGTGGGCGAGGTCCTGCCCGAGCAGACGGCCAACAGCGCCTTCTACGTCACCAATGGCGGTTCCGCCGGCACCACCGTCCCCATGAACTGGGACTCGAACTCCTATCCGGCCGACGCGGCCGACTGCAACCAGCGCTGGGAGAATGCCACCGCCCCGCTCGGCTGCCGATTCTCCGCCGCGGCCAAGGGCTTCAAGAGCCAGCACCCCGGCGGCGCCAATTTCCTGTTCGCCGACGGCTCGGTGAAGTTCCTCAAGGAGACCGTCAACAACGTCGTCTACAACGCCCTCGGGAGCCGCAACGGCGGCGAGGTCGTCTCCGCCGACCAGTACTGA
- a CDS encoding aminotransferase class V-fold PLP-dependent enzyme → MLTDDARRASFPSLEGMTYLNTAAEGIPPLAVGEALGQYFRDKQLGMDGRPRHFAQWEEARRLAAGLIGLSADEVALCSCSSEAYNLAAMALRLRPGDEVVINDLDFPAGATPWLQADCPASAKLWRSRDGALHVDDLIPLLGPRTRLVTASLVSFYNGFVLPLEEVVSAVRARSPALLALDVTQALGRIPLALDGVDLVVSSTHKWILAGHGGGIVGVPSARAREWTVPAGGWFHLEDAFGPGRFEAAVSRPGAPSFAVGMPNFPAIYALRAALEYVSGVGVDRIAEAAGPLVDACLDGLRGLPVELLTPSRPGRLAGILAFRHDRADEIHRGLLARGIHLMSQAGRLRVAIHGYNRMGDVQRLLEAIGEILGTRDGPAATEAGRAIASH, encoded by the coding sequence ATGCTCACCGACGATGCCCGCCGCGCGTCCTTCCCGTCCCTGGAGGGGATGACCTACCTGAACACCGCCGCCGAGGGGATCCCCCCCCTGGCGGTCGGCGAGGCGCTCGGGCAGTACTTCCGGGACAAGCAGCTTGGCATGGACGGCCGCCCCCGGCACTTCGCCCAGTGGGAGGAGGCCCGGCGCCTGGCGGCCGGGCTGATCGGCCTCTCCGCCGACGAGGTGGCCCTCTGCTCCTGCTCCTCCGAGGCGTACAACCTCGCCGCGATGGCGCTCCGGCTCCGGCCCGGCGACGAGGTCGTCATCAACGACCTCGACTTCCCCGCGGGCGCCACCCCCTGGCTCCAGGCCGACTGCCCCGCCTCCGCGAAGCTCTGGCGATCCCGCGACGGCGCCCTGCACGTCGACGACCTGATCCCGCTGCTCGGCCCCCGGACCCGGCTGGTCACCGCCTCGCTCGTCAGCTTCTACAACGGCTTCGTGCTGCCGCTCGAGGAGGTCGTCTCGGCCGTCCGGGCCCGCAGCCCGGCGTTGCTGGCGCTCGACGTCACCCAGGCCCTCGGCCGGATCCCGCTGGCGCTCGACGGCGTCGACCTGGTCGTCAGCAGCACCCACAAGTGGATCCTCGCCGGCCACGGCGGCGGGATCGTCGGCGTCCCCTCGGCCCGGGCGAGGGAGTGGACCGTCCCCGCCGGCGGCTGGTTCCACCTGGAAGACGCCTTCGGCCCGGGTCGGTTCGAGGCGGCCGTCAGCCGGCCCGGGGCCCCGAGCTTCGCCGTCGGCATGCCGAATTTCCCCGCGATCTACGCGCTCCGGGCCGCCCTGGAGTACGTCTCCGGCGTCGGCGTCGACCGGATCGCCGAGGCCGCCGGCCCGCTCGTCGACGCCTGCCTCGACGGCCTCCGGGGCCTCCCCGTCGAGCTGCTCACCCCGAGCCGGCCGGGGCGGCTGGCCGGGATCCTGGCCTTCCGCCACGACCGGGCCGACGAGATCCACCGGGGCCTGCTCGCCCGGGGGATCCACCTCATGTCCCAGGCGGGGAGGCTTCGCGTGGCCATTCACGGTTATAATCGGATGGGCGACGTCCAGCGGCTCCTGGAGGCGATCGGGGAGATCCTCGGCACCCGGGACGGCCCGGCCGCGACGGAGGCCGGTCGGGCCATCGCATCGCACTGA